A window of Loxodonta africana isolate mLoxAfr1 chromosome 3, mLoxAfr1.hap2, whole genome shotgun sequence genomic DNA:
CCACAGCTATATTTAGCATGAATATAAATTACAAAAAGTCTAAGGGGTAACGCACATTTTGGATGGGGTAGAAGAAAAGAGCAGCACTCATTTTCAGCCAGAACAGTTGTACTTTGGCAGacctgatttcttttttatttaatctttattgtactttagatcaagatttatggaacaaactagcttcccgttaaacagttagtacacatattgttttatgacattggttaacaacaccacaacatgtcaacactctcccttctcgaccttgggttccctattaccagctttcctgtcccctcctgccttccagtctttgcccgtgggctggtgtgctcctttagtctcattttgttttatgggactatctaatctttgactgaagggtgaacctcgggagtgtcttcattactgagctaaaagggtgcctgggggccatactctagggatTTTTCCTGTCTCTATcagacctgtaagtctggtctttttttgtgagttagaattttgctttgtccaggatcctctattgtgatccctgtcagagcagtcagtggtggtagccgggcaccatctagttatattggactcagtctggtggagaccgtggtagctgtggtccattagtcctccggactaatctttcccttgtgtctttagttttcttcattctcccttgctcccaaaggtgtgagaccagcggagtatcttaggtggccacttatagacttttaagaccccagacgctactcaccaaagtagaatgtagaacattttctttacaaactatgttatgccaattgagctagatgttccccgagaccatggtccccacagccctcagcccagtaatttggtccctcagggagtttggatatgtctatggcgcttccatgaccttggcAGACCTGATTTCTGACagtgttttttcttcttctcaaatGGACATTACCCTCACCCTCTGTCTTGCCTTTTAGATCAGCATGGATTTTCgcttttttcctctccttttgcATCATTTTCACCTAGCAAACtactcatttattttgttttttcttgtttcagTGAAGTTAAGTTTTCCTTAACTTGGCTTCACTGTTGCAAATTATGGTTCAAGCGTGGATGCTTCAAAAAAGCTTCTAGAAGCCCTAGTATTGCATTATAGAACCAGGCCTTTCATTTTAAATTGTCTTTCCAGGCATGCATGTAGATTTCAAATCTTTCTTACCACAATGCAAAAAAGATCTGTGAATAATTCATGATCAtggcattttaaataaaaaaacttATTCTCCTACAATAGATTTGAAAAGCTGAAGAGTTTTACcaatgttcctaagtatttaagacctttccaaaataaaaaagtaagcTCTATCACAATTGGTTTCAAGTTAAAACACTAAtttaatttgtttaaaatattttaacttgATGCTTATGTAGAACATGGgggaagagaataaaaagaactaACATTTGTTGGGCAACTACTATGTGCCAaatgctttaaatatttttttaaaaactctttatgACAATTTACTTGGGAGTTAGATTAAAAGCTGATGGTCAGCGTTTTTTGTCCATTACCATATGTCTAGTTGAGTGGGAGCTGGGCCAGGCTCAGAGGACCTCAGTATGGCTTAAAGTCCATTTCCCCACTACATTACACACTGCAAGCACAGCAGATGCTCAAGAGGCTGGCTGAATGAAGGAAAGAATGCATTTACTTACGTTGTTGTTGGTCACAGCAAAGTACTGCAAATTACTCAGATACTGGAtttcttcaggaatgaaggtcaGGTGGTTATAGCTTAGATCCAAATAATATAGTTTGGTGCATAGGAAAAGCTGCAGGGGAAGATTCTCAATATTATTATGGTCCAAAGAGAGCTGCTCTAGGTTAGATAATGCCCCAATCTGGGCAGGAATATAAGCAATGTTATTGTGCCACAACTTTAAGCAGGAAAGATTCTGGAGATGCTGAAAGCTAATGATCTCCTCCACAGTTTTCAGGTTATTTTCTTTTAGGTCTAACTCATGCAAATTGTTCAGGCTGAAAATGGAGTGTGGAATGCGTTCCAGGTCACAGCTGATCAGCTCTAGGCTTTTCAGATTGACCATCTTTTTCAAGTTGTTCAACACAACCAGTTTGCTTCCCTCATTATCTAGGGACAACTTCTGCAGTGAGGGCAGGAGGTCTGTCACAACTTGTGGGATCCGGGAGAGGCTGCTCTTCAAATAGAGAGTCCTCAGGTTTTTTAAGTCCTGAAAACCCTCCATCTGCACGGTGCTCAAGTGTTCAGGTAGGACACAGCCTGACAGATAAAGTTCCTTGAGATTCTTCAGGTGAAATACCCAGCGTGGAATTTTTCCCATCTCAGTAAATTTCAGGCGTAGGATTTTTAAATTCTCCTCTAGAAAGGCCAGTGCAGGATGGTCTACCACCAGAGAGGAGTGGTACACATGAAGCTCCTTGAGGTTGACCAGCTGAGAGACTGTGGAGGGCAGCTTGACCTCAGGGATAAGCTCCAGGCTTAGCACTTCTATTTCAGTGAGCTCAAAGACATTGTCTGGAAGACCGTTGAGCATGAAAAGacgcagttctaccttgtcctgggAATTTCTCACAAGCTTACTTTTCAGTTTCTCAACCGTCCATTCATTGTTGAGGTTGATCTGTTTTAGTTTGTTCTCACTGACCTCCGACAGGAATATGGAGAAGCGTTTGGAATAAAGAGGATCATACTGATCAGCCAAATGAAGGATGAAGGCAAAGTCATTCTTaacgtcagggatatcactgTAGTTGCTTTTTTCTCTTAATGCCTCAAAGGAATATTGTTTCAGGGAACTCCTCAGCATCCACCACAAGCTGTATGAGGAGGTAAGACCGTAAAGTATTACCAAAATGACATAAAATGAAGCCAGGACTTTAAATATTTCTGCCAAGGAGTAGACACACTGGTAGCGCTTATATCCTGTAAAAGCCTGCACATCGATGGAACAGTCAATTTCAAGAGTGATATAGGTTAAAAAATATGGAACATAAGTTATGATGATGGCAAACAAAATGACCTTGACTATTATCTGCTTCAAATACACCCTATAAATGATATCCTTCTGTTCCACGTGCATGCGGAACCTTTTCACTTTTTCAAAGATGGCTTTGGCCTGTTCCCCCTCCTTCTTGTCTAGGACACTGGAGGTTGGGCTTTCAATGCCAGCTGACTCCAAGCCCGGCTGTGGGTAGGGCAGTGACTGCTTGTTGGAATCAACATCGGCTGAACACCCTGAGGACGAAAGCAAAACCTTGGACTTGGAGAATGTCAGCGGCCTGACGGACTGCTCGGCCACCGTTTCCGATAGGGCGCGGGTAGTCCATGGAGAATCAAAGCACTTGTGAAGGATGGCCACAAAATGCTCAAGCCTGGAACTGGTACTGGGATAGTGAAGCCAAAAGTTGCTGCAGGCTGCAAAGATGAGTGTGTGCAAGAGCACCAGGTAAGGGAAGAACTTGGCGAACCAATGGAGCTGTTTCTCGTAACAGACGGCATCGATGTAGGAGTACTGCTGCCGGTGAAGGTCATTCTGGATCCTGAGGGGGAGCGGGAGCGGGGCTGCACGGTCAGAGGACATGTTCATACTGGCTCTCAGGATGTCCCAAGGCACGGCGCAGTGATTGTCGAATTCCACCTTACATGGAAGACAGCAAAGAACTCTGCTCTGCGTGAGCTGGAGCGCTCCAGCCAGCACAGCCACCAGCAGCATGATCAGGGTGATGTAATACCAGAAGACATCCCACCATGGTTTTAAGATGTGATAAGATGACTGGGCGTCTGCTAAACATTTTAGCTCTGTTAGTGTAATCATGACGTTTGCTTGTAGAAGTACAGAAACTGgaagaggaaaacaaaagaaaaatcactgAAGCAAATGCCCCAAAGAAACATTTAACTCTAATGCTTGTACAATTTAGCTCTGGGAGCAAAACCTAGGACACAGAGCGGATCCAGGGGCACACAGTCTTCTGGTTTCACCTGAAATTTTAGGCTACCCCAACTCTGCACTGTAAAGTCCTTGAGATGGGATGCCACTTGGTGAAGGTCAGATGGGATGTGTAAGGGTACATGGGGGCAGGAATTGAGGCATTTATCTAGTTACTTCCTGGATCTCGACTCCATGCTGGGTAATTACAAACCaggagccagtatttcttcaactGACAATGGGAAAACTTCTTTTTATGCTACAGTTTTGTAACAGTCACAATTGATACCCTCCAAAAGGTCTGAATAACCTCTGTTCCATGCCTCACCTCCATGTCTGAAGCATCAGCTACAGGCTAGAGCAGTGTTGTAATACCCACCAGGAACCCCCTTTGAGGAAACACCACTTTATAAAACTATTCCTTAAGCTTGGAGGGAATCCACTGATTCTATACTCGAAAAAATGTCATTTAAcgtattttctccttttccttccaaGTTCTTGGTTTGTAATATAGGTACGTGTCCAACTTAGAGTATTTAAAAGTTAGGAAACAATAGTAATAGCTTAAAAAGGGATAGGGGAGAAAAACCCAATTAGAACACTCTACTATGGGGAATCTCTCTCATGTTTAATGTTTTGGTTCAAAGTAGTAATAAGATAAATGATTAAGGGCATACTCTACTATTAAATTTTTTTAGCTGTCAGAAAAACAAGATGGATACTGTATTTCCATATTGAAAAGTATTTAGACAATCTCCTCGGAATTCTTCTCAGCCTTACATAAATCAATCTTTAAAAATACTGTTAATTGGTAATAGCTAGACCACCTGTAAGATGGCATAAAGTAAGACAGATGAAGGGAAATATTTGGATCTTATCAAGTATCTtctaagaaaatggaaaaaaaaaaaaaaaatcatggaagcATGGCTACCCTTTGCTCCTGGTCTAGCTCTGACCTTATACTCAAGCGTTTCTCCTTAATTTTCTTAGGTCTGAAGTTTTATCATCTTtcctgggcttcagtttctcTTTAGATACTTTAGTATTAgtagcttttctctctctctctctctctcattagtTATCCTTCCAGGGAATGGTTTCCTGCTTAAATGCCAGAATCCCATTGCAGAGGCCCTGCTGTCTGTTAATATCTCATGTTGTGCTGGTCAGCCTCAACATATCCCTGACCATCTGATCCTGGACCATATATCTTCATGCTTTTCCAGTAGGGCATCCCACGATCTCTGATTTAACTGATGGACTGAAAAACTACTTTCTGCCTGCATAAAGGATACATACTCATATTAGGGATTCAACTTCCTCATAGGACTTACAACTTGATTATGTAATTCTCCAGGGTTTTCCTCCTTTACTCTAGTTTACCAGATGCAGTTGAGTTgccttcaactcatggcgaccccaagtgtgtcagagcagacccatgctccatagggttttcactggctgatttttttttttttttttggaagtagactgccagtcctttcttctgggtggacttaaacctccaaccttttagttcatttactgttcgcaccatccagagactccttaCTCTAGCTTAGAGTGCCTATTTCTAattctagggagccctggtggccgaGTGGTTAAAGtgcatagctgctaaccaaaaggtcagcagttcgaacccaccagatgctccacaagagaaaaatgtggcagtctgctttcgtaaagatttacagcattggaaaccctacagggcggttctactctgtcctatagggtcactatgagtcggaatcaaatggATGGCAGTGAATTTCATTTACTGAGTTTATTTCTAATTCTCGACTCCTCCCATTCTGCTTCACCTTACTGCAGTTAACTAGAGTTGTGTGCCCAGGCAAGACCAAAAACGCAGTAAGAGGATTACAGGAGACAAATGAAAAATCCTGGACTTAGACCCCAAAAGACCATAAGACATGGTGGGGTGGGGAATGGTAGAAAACATTGCTGGAGAAAGAACATGTAAACAAAATACCTAGGCATTTTAGTTGACTTGTATACTCTGGCCTACTTGTGACagctattattttaaaataccaaTTACAACTTTTGGCCATATTAATAATTGAACTCAGATAAAAGGGCCACAGTACTGTGCCTGCCCAGTGAGATCACATCTAGAACTCATTGCTCAGTTATAGGTTAAAGATTAAATGGCAACAAAATAATCAGGAGATACCTGTCTACAAACCATTtcctacagaagaatataggtaATGGATGTTGTTCAGCTAAGATAAAAGATGACTGGGGGGTCTGAGAATTTATCTTTATGTTTTTGCACAACTCCCTCATGGATGAAAGAGTTTGTTCCAGAGGCAGAACTAGGTGGGATGAAGTTTTAGACAGTTGTGCTTTGATTCAATCTGAGGTGGAATGTCCATGGAACTGGCTGCTCTGTGAAATAGTTA
This region includes:
- the LRRC8B gene encoding volume-regulated anion channel subunit LRRC8B, translating into MITLTELKCLADAQSSYHILKPWWDVFWYYITLIMLLVAVLAGALQLTQSRVLCCLPCKVEFDNHCAVPWDILRASMNMSSDRAAPLPLPLRIQNDLHRQQYSYIDAVCYEKQLHWFAKFFPYLVLLHTLIFAACSNFWLHYPSTSSRLEHFVAILHKCFDSPWTTRALSETVAEQSVRPLTFSKSKVLLSSSGCSADVDSNKQSLPYPQPGLESAGIESPTSSVLDKKEGEQAKAIFEKVKRFRMHVEQKDIIYRVYLKQIIVKVILFAIIITYVPYFLTYITLEIDCSIDVQAFTGYKRYQCVYSLAEIFKVLASFYVILVILYGLTSSYSLWWMLRSSLKQYSFEALREKSNYSDIPDVKNDFAFILHLADQYDPLYSKRFSIFLSEVSENKLKQINLNNEWTVEKLKSKLVRNSQDKVELRLFMLNGLPDNVFELTEIEVLSLELIPEVKLPSTVSQLVNLKELHVYHSSLVVDHPALAFLEENLKILRLKFTEMGKIPRWVFHLKNLKELYLSGCVLPEHLSTVQMEGFQDLKNLRTLYLKSSLSRIPQVVTDLLPSLQKLSLDNEGSKLVVLNNLKKMVNLKSLELISCDLERIPHSIFSLNNLHELDLKENNLKTVEEIISFQHLQNLSCLKLWHNNIAYIPAQIGALSNLEQLSLDHNNIENLPLQLFLCTKLYYLDLSYNHLTFIPEEIQYLSNLQYFAVTNNNIEMLPDGLFQCKKLQCLLLGKNSLISLSPHVGELSNLIHLELIGNYLETLPPELEGCQSLKRSCLIVEEKLLNTLPLPVTERLQTCLDKC